TAACCAATTTTACTCAATTAACCAGATTACAATGGTATTTTCATAAGTATGAGCTTCCGTTCTTACTTAAGTTAGTAGCTTTTCATTATATTTAAACCTTCTAACAAAATTTTTTTTCACTTCACGTCCTGAACGACAAAATGAACGGTTATGGCAAAAGTAATGGGTATAGGCAATGCATTGATTGATATTATGGCCGAGCTTCCCGATGAAAGCTTGCTGAAAAAGTATTCCTTCGCAAAAGGATCACAGGAGCATGTCAATAAAGAGGTATTTGATCGGTTCTACGAGGAATTATCCCTTACTGATGCCCGATTTATTCCGGGAGGTTCCACGGCCAATACCATTCATGCATTGGCTAATCTGGATCATAAAACGGCTTTCATTGGAGCCATTGGGAACGACGAACATGGGAAGATGTTCGAGGAGGATATGACCGGTGCAGGTGTTTACACCGATCTGATCCGGAAGGAAGGAGATACCGGAAAGGTGCTGCATCTGAAAACGCCCGATAATACGATTACCAGAATCGGCTACACTGGAGTTAATGATGATCTTACTTCTGATGATCTTTCGGATAAATACCTCGCCAACTACAGCCATTTGCTGATTGACGGATATATGCTTCCCAACGAGGATTTTATTCAGGCCCTGGCCGATTTTGACGATATCCAGTATATGAAGGTGGTCTTTGATCTGGCCAGCAGTCATATTGCCGAAGGGCACAGGGAGTTTCTGAAACAATTCCTCAAGGGTACTGTG
This is a stretch of genomic DNA from Bacteroidales bacterium. It encodes these proteins:
- a CDS encoding adenosine kinase, whose protein sequence is MAKVMGIGNALIDIMAELPDESLLKKYSFAKGSQEHVNKEVFDRFYEELSLTDARFIPGGSTANTIHALANLDHKTAFIGAIGNDEHGKMFEEDMTGAGVYTDLIRKEGDTGKVLHLKTPDNTITRIGYTGVNDDLTSDDLSDKYLANYSHLLIDGYMLPNEDFIQALADFDDIQYMKVVFDLASSHIAEGHREFLKQFLKGTVDILFANDLEAFSYTNNEPERAIKSLAKDCEVVVIKKGDKGSLIQRGSEFYPIPSSPANVVESSGAGDLYAAGFLYGLLKNYHLTHCGKIGAFLASKILEVEGGRISSEDWRVIKKMI